A stretch of DNA from Methanoplanus endosymbiosus:
ATAAGATTTGCTCATATGTGTCGGGGAAACACTGTTTCAGATCCTGAATGAGACCTAATTTCTCACCAATAGCATCCAGTAGATATGTGGCTCCGTAGAATGAACGATGTGCTTCCTCAACCCTCTTTGTATTACGTTTCACAGGCGGATTACCTTCTTTTTTCTTCCTGTTGCGTCCATCGGTGGGGACTATTTTACCTGTCTCTTTGTCTACACGCCCAATAAGGGTACGTTTGGCACGTGACTGTTTCTTTTCCTTGTCCCAGTATGATACAGAGCGGTAAGCATAGGTTATCCCGGATCTTTTGTCTGTTTGGTGAACTATTGCGACCATGTAAACACCTAATCGTTATGTGTGTTATTTAACACATAACGATTATAAAACTATCGGTTTGATCTTGGGGAGTATTTTGGAATATTAAGAAAAATGTGGAGTTAGATTTCAGAGTGGGTTATGTGTTTCCGGGAATGCAGGTTATAAAGGCCTGGAAGATCTGCATATGGAATATAGTCGGTAAAGATAATAGATTTATGCAGATTTTTCTTTTGAATATATTCAAATATTTCCTTATATTTCCAACCTTTCTTACCGACTATAACCAACTTGTAATTAATATTCTTATTAATTATAATTTCGAATGCTTTTATGAGAGCAAATATATTTTTTCTTGGTTCAAGAGTGCCCACGTAAAGAATAAATGGATAATTTAGGTTATATTTATCTGCAATTGTCTGTTTATCCTCTTTATTTAATGGTTTAAAAATGCTATCAGCAGCTTCATAAATGACTGTGATTTTATCTTCTGGTAGATTAAAATATTTGATAAGTTCATATTTTGTATGTTTTGAAACTGCAATTATCTTATCTGCTGTCTTTAGTGTTTTAGGGAATAAGACCTTATGAAGGAGAACACGACTCATAGTATGGGTTTCCGGGTTAGTAAATACAGAGATGTCATGAACCGTGAGAATATACTTTTGTTTAAATTTGAAAAATGTGGGGGTCTGTGTAGGATTATGTACAATATCAATGTCAGATTTTCTGATTTTTCTTGTAACATAGGGGTACCAGGAATAAGTTTTTACTA
This window harbors:
- a CDS encoding glycosyltransferase family 4 protein, whose product is MKIGIIAETLNTPSTGIGNYTKNLINDLKNVVPKKDSIYLINHNKTAFPPFQDLIIPNYFPIVKTYSWYPYVTRKIRKSDIDIVHNPTQTPTFFKFKQKYILTVHDISVFTNPETHTMSRVLLHKVLFPKTLKTADKIIAVSKHTKYELIKYFNLPEDKITVIYEAADSIFKPLNKEDKQTIADKYNLNYPFILYVGTLEPRKNIFALIKAFEIIINKNINYKLVIVGKKGWKYKEIFEYIQKKNLHKSIIFTDYIPYADLPGLYNLHSRKHITHSEI